A DNA window from Vigna angularis cultivar LongXiaoDou No.4 chromosome 1, ASM1680809v1, whole genome shotgun sequence contains the following coding sequences:
- the LOC108320961 gene encoding uncharacterized protein LOC108320961 encodes METKQTSVTVTFSYGALTCAAEVLVTLLASAVVKATLLAPDLYRLLLINTSQSEDKQHDAEGEDGNDDEGNDDDEGDGVSGEGEEGEGEDELSSEDGGGYGNNSNNRSNSKKTPEGGAGGVEENGEEDEDEDGDEQDEDDEDDDDDEEDEDEGGEEEEDEGAEEDENEEDEEEEDEEALQPPKKRKK; translated from the exons ATGGAGACTAAACAGACTTCGGTGACGGTTACGTTCAGTTACGGCGCGTTGACGTGCGCTGCGGAAGTTCTCGTCACTTTGCTGGCTTCTGCAGTCGTCAAAGCCACCCTTTTGGCTCCG GATCTCTACCGGCTCTTACTGATCAACACATCCCAGAGTGAAGACAAGCAACACGATGCAGAGGGGGAAGACGGTAACGATGATGAAGGCAACGACGATGACGAAGGAGATGGTGTATCTGGGGAGGGTGAAGAGGGAGAGGGTGAAGACGAGTTGTCATCCGAAGATGGAGGTGGATATGGCAACAATTCCAACAACAGGAGCAACTCTAAGAAAACACCCGAAGGTGGCGCAGGTGGGGTGGAAGAGAATggagaagaggatgaagatgaagatggtgatgagCAAGATGAAGACGATGAGGATGACGATGATGACGAGGAAGATGAAGACGAGGGAGGCGAAGAAGAGGAGGACGAGGGTGCTGaggaagatgaaaatgaagaggatgaggaagaagaagacgagGAAGCATTGCAGCCcccaaagaaaagaaagaagtga